From a single Couchioplanes caeruleus genomic region:
- a CDS encoding M48 family metallopeptidase: MTIDDDNRPARQRVTLTGISSRAWEHPADRGALTALRELRGFDDVVKAFFGMWNERGFRLQYLAGSIRVDHRQYPRVYQRFTEAAATLDVAELPDLYVTQDPIIHGRAIGMDRPFIVITTAAVEKLDDDELRALLGHEIGHVRSGHAVYKTIMMILTRWATNVSWIPIGALALRAIIVAMYEWWRKAELSADRAGLLAGQDPAASIRLLMKMAGGGDLSQIDTAAFLEQAADYEGGGDLRDSIHKIGMTAWSSHPVPVARAAELRKWVDSGDYGRIIGGDYDRRDTDGNASVTGDVKAAASHYRESFENSQDPLISLARRVTGGAADLGDWAGTQAGKARNWAGTAADAAGRAARRTTRPADDPGPAGDTPPTA; this comes from the coding sequence ATGACCATCGACGACGACAATCGGCCCGCGCGGCAGCGGGTCACGCTGACCGGGATCAGTTCCCGCGCCTGGGAGCACCCCGCCGACCGTGGCGCGCTCACCGCCCTTCGCGAGCTGCGCGGCTTCGACGACGTGGTGAAGGCGTTCTTCGGCATGTGGAACGAGCGCGGATTCCGCCTGCAGTACCTGGCCGGTTCGATCCGCGTCGACCACCGCCAGTATCCCCGCGTCTACCAGCGCTTCACCGAGGCCGCGGCCACCCTCGACGTGGCCGAGCTGCCGGACCTGTACGTCACCCAGGACCCGATCATCCACGGCCGCGCGATCGGCATGGACCGGCCGTTCATCGTGATCACCACGGCGGCGGTCGAGAAGCTCGACGACGACGAGCTGCGCGCGCTGCTCGGCCACGAGATCGGTCACGTCCGCAGCGGCCACGCGGTCTACAAGACGATCATGATGATCCTGACCCGCTGGGCCACCAACGTCAGCTGGATCCCGATCGGCGCCCTCGCGCTGCGGGCCATCATCGTGGCGATGTACGAATGGTGGCGCAAGGCGGAGCTGTCGGCCGACCGCGCGGGCCTGCTCGCCGGCCAGGACCCGGCCGCGTCCATCCGCCTGCTGATGAAGATGGCCGGCGGCGGTGACCTCAGCCAGATCGACACCGCCGCGTTCCTCGAACAGGCCGCGGACTACGAGGGCGGCGGCGACCTGCGCGACAGCATCCACAAGATCGGCATGACCGCCTGGAGCAGCCACCCGGTACCCGTCGCCCGTGCCGCCGAGCTGCGCAAGTGGGTCGACTCCGGCGACTACGGCCGCATCATCGGCGGCGACTACGACCGCCGCGACACCGACGGCAACGCCTCGGTGACCGGCGACGTGAAGGCCGCGGCCTCGCACTACCGCGAGTCGTTCGAGAACTCCCAGGACCCGCTGATCTCCCTGGCCCGCCGCGTGACCGGCGGAGCGGCGGACCTCGGCGACTGGGCCGGCACCCAGGCCGGCAAGGCCCGCAACTGGGCCGGCACGGCAGCCGACGCCGCGGGCCGGGCCGCCCGCCGCACCACCCGCCCGGCCGACGACCCGGGCCCGGCCGGCGACACCCCGCCGACCGCCTGA
- a CDS encoding RNA polymerase sigma factor encodes MDQVAGSRDPGAAASHPALDAAASSPPPGAGGAAAPDVRAVVAEAVADSHGRIVAALIRITGDWDLAEDCAQEAVTVALERWPVDGVPANPGGWLMTVARNRAIDVLRRATVERRKLAELAVLADPAPAPAPTSDDRLRLIFTCCHPALALEARVALTLRTVAGVPTADIARAFLVTESTMTRRLTRAKTKIAQARIPYRVPSGAALAERLPGVLAVLYLLFTRGYDSDGEPAFAAEAIRLARVLTELMPGEPEVAALLALFLLQHSRRDARRDDEGNLLTLDRQDRARWDHDAIAEALRTLPATGGPYALQARIAACHAADTTDWPRIAGLYDRLAEHLPSPVVQLNRAVAHGYAYRPADGLALLAAAREGGGLDDYPLAVAAEAELTARAGDRERAVALFERAAAVAHSYAEQRALLARAEELS; translated from the coding sequence ATGGATCAGGTCGCCGGGAGCCGGGACCCGGGCGCGGCCGCCTCGCATCCCGCCCTGGACGCGGCCGCCTCGAGCCCGCCGCCAGGTGCGGGCGGTGCGGCCGCGCCCGACGTCCGGGCCGTCGTCGCCGAGGCCGTGGCGGACAGTCACGGCCGGATCGTGGCCGCGCTGATCCGGATCACCGGCGATTGGGACCTCGCCGAGGACTGCGCCCAGGAGGCGGTCACGGTCGCGCTGGAACGGTGGCCCGTCGACGGCGTCCCGGCGAACCCCGGCGGCTGGCTGATGACGGTCGCGCGCAACCGCGCGATAGACGTGCTGCGGCGCGCGACCGTCGAACGCCGCAAGCTCGCGGAGCTCGCCGTGCTCGCCGATCCGGCCCCGGCTCCGGCGCCCACGTCGGATGACCGGCTGCGGCTGATCTTCACGTGCTGCCACCCCGCGCTCGCGCTGGAGGCACGGGTGGCGCTGACCCTGCGCACGGTCGCCGGCGTACCGACCGCGGACATCGCGCGGGCGTTCCTGGTCACCGAGTCGACGATGACCCGGCGGCTCACCCGGGCCAAGACGAAGATCGCGCAGGCGCGGATCCCGTACCGGGTGCCGTCGGGCGCGGCGCTGGCCGAGCGGCTGCCCGGGGTGCTGGCCGTGCTGTACCTGCTCTTCACCCGCGGGTACGACAGCGACGGCGAGCCGGCGTTCGCGGCCGAGGCCATCCGGCTGGCCCGGGTGCTCACGGAGCTCATGCCCGGCGAGCCGGAGGTCGCCGCGCTGCTCGCCCTCTTCCTGCTCCAGCACTCGCGCCGGGACGCGCGCCGCGACGACGAGGGCAACCTGCTCACCCTGGACCGGCAGGACCGCGCCCGCTGGGACCACGACGCGATCGCCGAGGCGCTGCGGACCCTGCCGGCGACCGGCGGCCCGTACGCGCTACAGGCCCGCATCGCCGCCTGCCACGCCGCCGACACCACCGACTGGCCTCGGATCGCCGGCCTCTACGACCGGCTCGCGGAGCACCTGCCGTCGCCGGTCGTGCAGCTGAACCGGGCCGTCGCGCACGGGTACGCGTACCGGCCGGCGGACGGGCTCGCGCTGCTCGCGGCGGCCCGGGAGGGCGGCGGCCTCGACGACTACCCGCTGGCCGTGGCCGCCGAGGCGGAGCTCACCGCCCGGGCCGGAGACCGGGAACGGGCCGTCGCACTTTTCGAGCGGGCGGCGGCGGTCGCCCACTCCTACGCTGAGCAGCGGGCCTTACTGGCCCGCGCCGAGGAACTCTCCTGA
- a CDS encoding Gfo/Idh/MocA family protein, with amino-acid sequence MRIGLIGLGRIGAFHAETLSSLPGVELIVCDALPAVTERIAAKFGAGAAAGPADLLRRDLDGVVIAAATDAHPQLILAAVESGLPVFCEKPVARGAAEAEEVLRHCAGKAVQIGYNRRFDPGFVAARAAVAAAELGRLHTVRSTTLDPAPPPAAYLAASGGIFRDCSVHDFDIIRFVTGREVVDVYATGSARGDDVFARTGDAATTAAVLTLDDETIAVVSNTRYNGRGYDVRLELHGTADSIAVGLEDRLPLRSVEPGVSFPAGSPHDFFMDRFATAYRRELTAFTEVVAGTRESPCTVADAVEAGWIAEACTLSLREHRPVRMTDVRSAA; translated from the coding sequence GTGCGCATCGGACTGATCGGGCTGGGGCGGATCGGCGCGTTCCACGCCGAGACGCTCAGCTCGCTGCCGGGCGTCGAGCTGATCGTGTGCGATGCGCTGCCCGCGGTCACGGAACGGATCGCCGCGAAGTTCGGCGCCGGGGCCGCCGCGGGTCCCGCCGATCTGCTGCGCCGCGACCTCGACGGCGTGGTCATCGCCGCCGCCACCGACGCGCATCCCCAGCTGATCCTCGCGGCGGTCGAGTCGGGGCTGCCCGTGTTCTGCGAGAAGCCGGTGGCCAGGGGCGCCGCCGAGGCCGAGGAGGTGCTGCGGCACTGTGCCGGGAAGGCCGTGCAGATCGGGTACAACCGGCGGTTCGATCCCGGCTTCGTCGCGGCGCGCGCGGCGGTCGCCGCCGCGGAGCTGGGCCGGCTGCACACCGTACGGTCGACGACGCTGGACCCGGCCCCGCCGCCCGCCGCCTACCTCGCCGCCTCCGGCGGCATCTTCCGCGACTGCAGCGTGCACGACTTCGACATCATCCGGTTCGTGACCGGCCGTGAGGTGGTCGACGTGTACGCGACCGGCAGCGCCCGCGGCGACGACGTGTTCGCGCGGACCGGCGACGCCGCCACGACGGCCGCCGTGCTCACCCTCGACGACGAGACGATCGCGGTCGTGTCGAACACCCGCTACAACGGCCGGGGCTACGACGTACGCCTGGAGCTGCACGGCACCGCCGACAGCATCGCCGTGGGGCTGGAGGACCGCCTGCCGCTGCGTTCGGTGGAGCCGGGGGTGTCGTTCCCGGCCGGATCGCCGCACGACTTCTTCATGGACCGCTTCGCGACGGCGTACCGGCGGGAGCTGACCGCGTTCACCGAGGTCGTGGCCGGTACGCGGGAAAGCCCGTGCACGGTCGCGGACGCGGTGGAGGCGGGCTGGATCGCCGAGGCGTGCACCCTGTCGCTGCGCGAGCACCGGCCGGTACGGATGACCGACGTGAGGAGTGCCGCATGA
- a CDS encoding sulfite exporter TauE/SafE family protein produces the protein MVEVVVGFAAGLLIAVLTTPVGVSGAIFLLPVQLSVLAVPNPAVTPTNLLFNVVSGPGALLRYGRRGALTGPLTRLMLAGTLPGVVVGAVLRVYAVPGPRAFRIIVAALLLPLGAWLCARTVKPARSTRSKPAPSPRSVTGLSLAVGVVGGIYGIGGGSILGPILVGRGMPVAVVAPAALASTFVTSVAGAGAYAVLALGEGGEIAPHWVVGLSCGLGGLIGGYLGAHLQPRMPEKGLRLLLGGMAIAVAGLYVALTIAN, from the coding sequence ATGGTCGAGGTCGTCGTCGGGTTCGCGGCCGGGCTGCTCATCGCCGTCCTCACCACGCCGGTCGGCGTCTCCGGCGCCATCTTCCTGCTGCCCGTCCAGCTCAGCGTGCTGGCCGTGCCCAACCCGGCGGTCACCCCGACGAACCTGCTGTTCAACGTCGTCTCCGGCCCGGGCGCTCTGCTCCGGTACGGCCGCCGCGGGGCGCTCACCGGTCCGCTGACCCGGCTCATGCTCGCCGGCACCCTGCCCGGCGTGGTCGTCGGTGCGGTTCTCCGGGTGTACGCCGTCCCCGGCCCGCGCGCCTTCCGGATCATCGTGGCCGCGTTGCTGCTTCCGCTGGGGGCGTGGCTCTGTGCCCGTACGGTCAAACCCGCACGATCGACCCGCTCGAAGCCGGCGCCCTCCCCGCGAAGCGTGACCGGCCTGTCCCTGGCGGTCGGGGTGGTCGGCGGCATCTACGGCATCGGCGGCGGCTCGATCCTCGGGCCGATCCTGGTCGGCCGTGGCATGCCGGTCGCGGTGGTCGCGCCCGCCGCGCTCGCCTCGACGTTCGTCACCTCCGTCGCGGGTGCCGGCGCCTACGCCGTGCTCGCGCTGGGTGAAGGCGGCGAGATCGCGCCGCACTGGGTGGTCGGGCTGTCGTGCGGCCTCGGCGGCCTGATCGGCGGCTACCTCGGTGCCCACCTGCAGCCCCGGATGCCGGAGAAAGGTCTGCGGTTGCTGCTCGGCGGCATGGCGATCGCCGTGGCCGGGCTGTATGTCGCCCTCACGATCGCAAATTAG
- the def gene encoding peptide deformylase: MQTRAGTPRPITRYGNPVLHRRCADVTVFDETLQQLIADMFASMAAADGVGLAANQIGVDARVFVVDCPDDTDTNVVAHVVNPVLHLPDNRGLDVDSEGCLSVPGVRADIGRPATASVTGVDMHGDPIRIDGTGLLARCLQHETDHLDGLLYVDKLPAKQRKKLLAQSAEAPGVGVAE; encoded by the coding sequence GTGCAGACCCGGGCCGGAACCCCACGACCGATCACCCGCTACGGCAACCCCGTGCTCCACCGCCGCTGCGCGGACGTGACGGTGTTCGACGAGACGTTGCAGCAGCTCATCGCGGACATGTTCGCCAGCATGGCGGCGGCGGACGGGGTCGGCCTCGCCGCCAACCAGATCGGCGTCGACGCCCGCGTCTTCGTGGTCGACTGCCCCGACGACACGGATACGAACGTCGTGGCGCACGTGGTCAACCCGGTGCTGCACCTCCCGGACAACCGCGGCCTCGACGTGGACAGCGAAGGCTGCCTCTCGGTCCCCGGGGTCCGCGCCGACATCGGCCGCCCGGCAACGGCGTCCGTCACGGGCGTCGACATGCACGGCGACCCGATCCGCATCGACGGCACGGGCCTGCTGGCACGCTGCCTGCAGCACGAGACCGACCACCTGGATGGGCTGCTGTACGTCGACAAGCTGCCCGCCAAACAGCGGAAGAAGCTGCTGGCCCAGAGCGCTGAGGCGCCGGGGGTCGGGGTGGCCGAGTAG
- a CDS encoding pyridoxamine 5'-phosphate oxidase family protein — MEPTAELNEDFSEPGTAAVPWAKVERLLEDSEMFWLSTVRANGHPHVTPLPAVWWEGVLHFCTGDQEQKSANLVRNPAVVLTTGINRLREGVDVVVEGTAVRVTDRHRLTALAGLWKSKLDWDYEVGSDAFRDPDGRTGWVFGVAPAKVLSFGKSPYTQTRYRFS, encoded by the coding sequence ATGGAACCGACCGCCGAACTCAACGAGGACTTCAGCGAGCCGGGCACCGCGGCGGTGCCCTGGGCGAAGGTCGAACGGCTGCTCGAGGATTCGGAGATGTTCTGGCTGTCGACCGTACGCGCGAACGGCCACCCGCACGTGACCCCGCTGCCCGCGGTCTGGTGGGAGGGCGTCCTGCACTTCTGCACGGGCGACCAGGAGCAGAAGTCGGCGAACCTCGTCCGCAACCCGGCGGTCGTGCTCACCACCGGGATCAACCGGCTGCGCGAGGGCGTCGACGTCGTCGTCGAGGGCACCGCCGTGCGCGTGACCGACCGGCACCGGCTCACCGCGCTCGCCGGCCTGTGGAAGTCGAAGCTGGACTGGGACTACGAGGTCGGCTCGGACGCGTTCCGGGACCCCGACGGGCGCACCGGCTGGGTGTTCGGGGTGGCGCCCGCGAAAGTGCTGTCGTTCGGCAAGAGTCCGTACACCCAGACCCGTTACCGGTTCAGCTAG
- a CDS encoding phytanoyl-CoA dioxygenase family protein, with protein MTTWFSAADCRLADFRTLVEQTTDAAAYPLATGVDHNVLSYDRTILTADRRAAAAELARALMDGPGIVVFKSAFTADVVDRATAVFTAMIDEQKAAGVAGGDHFAKPGANDRVWGALDKFALRDPAAFAAYYDNDLLALVCEAWLGTGYQVTSQVNVVNPGGQAQVAHRDYHLGFMSQEQAERYPAHIHLLSPALTLQGAVAHVDMPVETGPTLYLPHSQKYPAGYVAFHQPEFTAYFEENYVQLPLAKGDAVFFNPALFHGAGTNRSTDVKRMANLLQISSAFGRAMETVDRTAMCRALYPVLRAYPGSVATVVAACAEGYAFPTNLDRDQPIGGLAPQTQAELMHQALADEWDTSQFEKALHDQRERRATAG; from the coding sequence ATGACAACCTGGTTCTCGGCGGCCGACTGCCGCCTCGCGGACTTCCGGACCCTGGTGGAGCAGACGACGGACGCGGCCGCGTATCCGCTGGCCACCGGCGTCGACCACAACGTGCTGAGCTACGACCGGACGATCCTGACGGCCGACCGGCGGGCCGCGGCGGCCGAGCTGGCCCGGGCGCTGATGGACGGGCCCGGCATCGTGGTGTTCAAAAGCGCCTTCACCGCGGACGTGGTGGACCGCGCCACGGCGGTGTTCACGGCGATGATCGACGAGCAGAAGGCGGCGGGGGTGGCCGGCGGCGACCACTTCGCGAAGCCGGGGGCGAACGACCGGGTGTGGGGCGCGCTGGACAAGTTCGCGCTGCGCGACCCGGCGGCCTTCGCGGCGTACTACGACAACGACCTGCTGGCGCTGGTCTGCGAGGCCTGGCTCGGCACCGGCTATCAGGTCACCTCGCAGGTCAACGTGGTGAACCCGGGCGGGCAGGCGCAGGTCGCCCACCGCGACTACCACCTCGGCTTCATGTCGCAGGAGCAGGCGGAGCGCTACCCGGCGCACATCCACCTGCTCTCCCCCGCACTCACGTTGCAGGGGGCAGTCGCGCACGTCGACATGCCGGTGGAGACAGGTCCCACGCTGTACCTGCCGCATTCGCAGAAGTACCCGGCCGGCTACGTGGCCTTCCATCAGCCGGAGTTCACCGCGTACTTCGAGGAGAACTACGTCCAGCTGCCGCTGGCGAAGGGCGACGCCGTCTTCTTCAACCCGGCGCTGTTCCACGGGGCCGGCACGAACCGCAGTACGGACGTCAAGCGCATGGCGAACCTGCTGCAGATCTCGTCGGCTTTCGGACGCGCCATGGAAACCGTCGACCGTACGGCGATGTGCCGCGCGCTGTACCCGGTGCTGCGGGCGTACCCGGGGTCCGTGGCCACCGTCGTGGCCGCCTGCGCCGAGGGGTACGCGTTCCCCACCAACCTCGACCGTGACCAGCCCATCGGCGGCCTCGCCCCGCAGACCCAGGCGGAGTTGATGCACCAGGCGCTCGCCGACGAGTGGGATACGTCACAGTTCGAAAAGGCCCTCCACGACCAGCGTGAACGGCGAGCCACCGCGGGCTGA
- a CDS encoding YciI family protein — MKYMMFVCTDTEPETDDSAVPDIDKWVAENDAAGRRLEGDQLAPPSAATTVRVRGGQLLLSDGPFAETKEVIVGYDILECADLDEAIEVVRAHPMAWHGRIELRPFPGA; from the coding sequence ATGAAGTACATGATGTTCGTCTGCACCGACACCGAGCCCGAGACCGACGACTCGGCGGTGCCCGACATCGACAAGTGGGTCGCCGAGAACGACGCGGCCGGGCGCCGCCTCGAGGGCGACCAGCTGGCCCCGCCGTCGGCCGCCACGACGGTCCGGGTCCGCGGCGGGCAGCTGCTGCTCTCCGACGGCCCCTTCGCGGAGACCAAGGAGGTCATCGTGGGCTACGACATCCTGGAGTGCGCCGACCTGGACGAGGCCATCGAGGTCGTCCGCGCCCACCCGATGGCGTGGCACGGCCGGATCGAGCTGCGGCCCTTCCCCGGCGCCTGA
- a CDS encoding TIM barrel protein, translated as MKIAGAPISWGVCEVPGWGHQLPAGRVLREMREIGLTATEFGPDGFLPSDDILREIGLIAVGGFVPVVLHDGEPVVDLDRFVAAGADTVVLAAATGQDGYDDRPDLGDDGWKRVLANLDRIAGAARARGLTPVLHPHVGTMVETPEDVHRVLDGSRIALCLDTGHLLIGGTDPVELAERAGDRIAHVHAKDVDAALAGQVRAGRLTYTEAVAAGMYRPIGDGDVDFARVAAALRRHGYDGWWVLEQDTILTGEPEDEGPVADVRRSADRLRAILAS; from the coding sequence ATGAAGATCGCCGGAGCGCCCATCTCCTGGGGTGTCTGCGAGGTCCCGGGCTGGGGACACCAGCTGCCCGCCGGCCGCGTGCTGCGGGAGATGCGCGAGATCGGGCTGACCGCCACCGAGTTCGGTCCCGACGGTTTCCTGCCCTCCGACGACATCCTGCGGGAGATCGGGCTGATCGCGGTGGGTGGGTTCGTCCCCGTGGTGCTGCACGACGGCGAGCCGGTGGTGGACCTGGACCGGTTCGTGGCGGCGGGCGCGGACACGGTGGTGCTCGCCGCGGCCACGGGACAGGACGGATACGACGACCGCCCCGACCTCGGCGACGACGGGTGGAAGCGGGTGCTGGCGAACCTCGACCGCATCGCCGGGGCGGCTCGCGCGAGGGGCCTGACCCCCGTGCTGCACCCGCACGTCGGCACGATGGTCGAGACTCCGGAGGACGTCCACCGGGTGCTCGACGGCTCGCGGATCGCGCTGTGCCTGGACACCGGCCACCTGCTGATCGGCGGTACGGACCCGGTCGAGCTGGCGGAGCGGGCCGGCGACCGCATCGCGCACGTGCACGCGAAGGACGTGGACGCGGCGCTGGCCGGGCAGGTCCGCGCCGGGCGGCTCACGTACACCGAGGCGGTCGCGGCGGGCATGTACCGGCCGATCGGCGACGGTGACGTGGACTTCGCCCGGGTCGCGGCGGCGCTGCGCCGGCACGGCTACGACGGCTGGTGGGTTCTGGAGCAGGACACGATCCTGACCGGCGAGCCGGAGGACGAGGGGCCGGTCGCGGACGTACGCCGCAGCGCCGATCGGCTCCGCGCGATCCTCGCTAGCTGA
- a CDS encoding LacI family DNA-binding transcriptional regulator has protein sequence MKHPYRIREIAAQSGLSPATVDRVLHRRGGVRASTVREVEQAIADLDRQQSQLRLGGRTFMVDVVVQAPARFSAGVRAALEAELPGLRPAVIRSRFHFLDSAGAGDLVAVLDKVGRAKSHGVILKAPDVPDTVASVARLARLGVPVVTLVTDLPTSARAAYVGIDNRAAGATAAYLLQEWLAERAGDVLVVRGHGSFRGEDEREMGFRAEMRARAAGRRLLEVVDEEDRADAVHIGTREVLGGNPAVRAVYSMYAGAGGNAAVIDAFARAGRRYDVFVAHDLDGENTALLRQRRLSAVLHHDLRQDLRRACHVIMQARGALPGPVRSNPSAIQVITPYNTPPAEF, from the coding sequence GTGAAGCACCCGTACCGGATCCGCGAGATCGCCGCCCAGTCCGGCCTCAGCCCGGCCACTGTGGACCGGGTGCTGCACCGGCGCGGCGGGGTCCGCGCGAGCACGGTCCGCGAGGTCGAGCAGGCGATCGCGGATCTCGACCGGCAGCAGTCGCAGCTGCGCCTCGGCGGCCGGACGTTCATGGTCGACGTCGTGGTGCAGGCGCCGGCCCGGTTCTCCGCCGGCGTCCGGGCCGCGCTCGAGGCCGAACTGCCGGGTCTGCGGCCGGCGGTGATCCGCTCCCGGTTCCACTTCCTCGACAGCGCCGGGGCGGGCGATCTCGTCGCCGTGCTGGACAAGGTGGGCCGTGCCAAGTCGCACGGCGTGATCCTCAAGGCCCCCGACGTGCCGGACACCGTCGCCTCCGTCGCCCGGCTGGCACGGCTGGGCGTACCGGTGGTGACGCTGGTGACCGACCTGCCGACCAGCGCGCGGGCCGCGTACGTCGGCATCGACAACCGGGCCGCCGGGGCCACCGCCGCGTACCTGCTGCAGGAGTGGCTCGCGGAGCGCGCCGGCGACGTCCTGGTGGTCCGCGGGCACGGCTCGTTCCGGGGCGAGGACGAGCGGGAGATGGGTTTCCGCGCCGAGATGCGCGCCCGGGCCGCGGGCCGGCGGCTGCTCGAGGTCGTCGACGAGGAGGACCGCGCCGACGCCGTCCACATCGGAACCCGCGAGGTCCTCGGCGGCAACCCGGCCGTCCGCGCCGTCTACTCGATGTACGCGGGCGCCGGCGGCAACGCGGCCGTGATCGACGCCTTCGCCCGGGCCGGACGCCGCTACGACGTCTTCGTCGCGCACGACCTCGACGGCGAGAACACCGCCCTGCTCCGGCAGCGCCGCCTCTCCGCGGTGCTGCACCACGACCTGCGGCAGGACCTGCGCCGCGCCTGTCACGTGATCATGCAGGCCCGGGGGGCGCTGCCCGGTCCGGTCCGGTCCAACCCGTCGGCGATCCAGGTGATCACGCCCTACAACACCCCGCCGGCAGAATTCTGA